One genomic segment of Suttonella sp. R2A3 includes these proteins:
- a CDS encoding DUF2798 domain-containing protein → MSFKFRIVNTAIMSIFLSLFMTFYVTWINLGFTEQFINLWFKAWLMAFPAAFIGVLLLAPMVQKLTLRLLAYENKSSPCR, encoded by the coding sequence ATGTCTTTCAAATTTCGCATCGTCAATACCGCCATCATGAGCATATTCTTATCGTTATTCATGACTTTTTACGTCACATGGATTAACCTCGGCTTTACTGAGCAATTTATAAATCTTTGGTTCAAAGCATGGCTGATGGCCTTTCCTGCAGCGTTTATCGGCGTGTTGTTGCTGGCACCAATGGTACAAAAACTCACTCTGCGGCTATTGGCGTACGAAAACAAGTCATCGCCATGTCGCTGA
- a CDS encoding LysR family transcriptional regulator, translated as MNWNDVRYFICLVNEQTLSAAAEKLDVQHTTVARRVAALEEALNVRLFDRMGKRYTLTQEGQILYGQACDIENSMHTLHRMAIKQTVMQGVVTLSAPPVLVNEILAPKLSDFYKQYPDIYLNIQGEVRHSNLYHRESDIALRLNRPSEQDLVIRKLGDIDYHFYAHKDYWQRCQNGFCAWRWVAFQANTRLQSWFEQIKQRRDGNVVFSTNDFYLAKNAIKNQLGMGILPAFLACDDTQLVAVNPIKGDLLVANPNQDSDIFRRFALYLVMHEDLRHTPRIRAVADWLISAFARV; from the coding sequence ATGAACTGGAATGATGTACGTTATTTTATTTGTCTGGTCAATGAACAAACATTGTCAGCGGCGGCCGAGAAGCTTGATGTGCAGCATACCACTGTTGCCAGACGTGTCGCGGCGCTTGAAGAAGCGCTTAATGTACGATTATTCGACCGCATGGGTAAACGTTATACCTTGACCCAGGAAGGGCAGATACTTTATGGACAAGCCTGCGACATCGAAAACAGCATGCATACGTTACACCGCATGGCCATAAAGCAAACAGTGATGCAAGGCGTGGTGACATTATCAGCGCCACCTGTGCTCGTCAATGAAATTTTAGCACCTAAATTGTCAGATTTTTATAAGCAATACCCTGATATTTATTTGAATATTCAAGGTGAAGTGCGCCATAGTAATTTGTATCACAGAGAGTCTGATATTGCGTTGCGCCTTAATCGTCCCAGCGAACAGGATTTGGTCATCCGTAAATTAGGTGACATCGATTACCATTTTTATGCACATAAAGATTATTGGCAGCGCTGCCAAAATGGGTTTTGTGCTTGGCGTTGGGTGGCATTTCAGGCCAATACACGTTTGCAGAGTTGGTTTGAGCAGATTAAACAGCGGCGTGACGGAAATGTCGTATTTTCGACTAATGATTTCTATCTGGCTAAAAATGCTATTAAGAATCAGTTGGGTATGGGTATTTTACCGGCGTTTTTGGCTTGCGACGACACGCAATTGGTTGCTGTTAATCCAATAAAAGGGGATTTGCTCGTCGCAAATCCTAATCAAGACAGCGATATATTTCGTCGCTTCGCACTCTATTTGGTAATGCACGAAGACCTCAGGCACACGCCACGGATTCGCGCCGTGGCAGATTGGCTGATTTCTGCATTTGCTCGTGTTTGA
- a CDS encoding carbon-nitrogen hydrolase family protein encodes MPSLNVAGIQFAPSSNWSLNLTTSEQAIRRAAARDAKLIVLPESSLYTREPGDQTLYAQPLDGPFVQALSTLSEELSITIVAGMSEPATDSRVYNTTVVLADGALQHHYRKLHLYDAFSYRESDEFVAGDELPPIFEVSGLHCGLMTCYDLRFPELARLLAERGADVIIVPTAWFAGPLKEWHWQVLCAARAIENGVYLVAIDSCSTRRIGMSRVVDPYGVAIAQLGAQPGELYATLESECLVQARTQMPMLSQRRFRIDPQVRTFEDG; translated from the coding sequence ATGCCTTCCTTAAACGTTGCCGGTATTCAATTTGCTCCAAGCAGTAATTGGTCACTGAATTTAACCACCAGCGAACAAGCCATTCGTCGTGCGGCCGCACGTGACGCAAAACTGATTGTCCTGCCTGAATCCTCACTCTACACTCGAGAACCAGGCGATCAAACCCTCTACGCTCAACCGCTTGATGGGCCTTTCGTGCAAGCGTTGAGTACGCTATCTGAAGAGTTATCGATCACCATTGTTGCCGGAATGAGCGAGCCTGCCACAGATTCACGGGTTTATAATACGACCGTGGTACTTGCAGACGGTGCACTACAACATCACTACCGTAAATTGCATCTCTATGATGCCTTTAGCTACCGCGAATCCGATGAGTTTGTTGCTGGTGATGAATTACCGCCCATTTTTGAGGTTAGTGGCCTGCATTGTGGGCTAATGACGTGCTATGACTTACGCTTTCCAGAGCTTGCACGACTCTTGGCTGAACGTGGCGCTGATGTCATTATCGTGCCTACCGCTTGGTTTGCCGGCCCGTTAAAAGAGTGGCATTGGCAGGTATTATGCGCCGCGCGAGCGATTGAAAATGGTGTGTATCTGGTAGCTATTGATAGTTGTAGCACACGGCGAATTGGCATGAGCCGTGTGGTCGATCCTTATGGGGTGGCGATTGCCCAACTTGGCGCACAACCTGGTGAGCTCTACGCTACCCTTGAATCCGAGTGTTTGGTACAAGCGCGCACGCAAATGCCGATGCTCAGTCAACGTCGCTTTAGAATTGATCCTCAGGTGCGAACTTTTGAAGACGGTTAA
- a CDS encoding TRAP transporter small permease has translation MFNRLNRLLNGLYRLAGLCAALSIIIVFVLIIAQIIARQLDTHIPSSGDLIGFAVVWATFLGLPYTMQARGHIRVELFITRMRREHRRWLLLLVAAFACTMLSIFSYFIIQLVYESWHYGDVTDGEIAMPLWLMQLPMAVGAVLFTLSMLSAMFEDFFAKPAATEIT, from the coding sequence GTGTTTAATCGCTTAAACCGCCTGCTAAATGGTCTGTACCGTTTAGCAGGCTTATGCGCTGCGCTCTCAATTATCATCGTATTTGTTTTAATTATTGCGCAAATCATTGCCCGACAACTCGATACCCATATCCCGTCATCCGGTGATTTGATTGGGTTTGCAGTGGTGTGGGCAACCTTTCTTGGCCTGCCTTATACCATGCAAGCGCGCGGACATATCCGCGTAGAGCTTTTCATTACCAGAATGCGTCGCGAACACCGTCGCTGGTTATTATTGTTAGTCGCGGCTTTTGCCTGCACGATGCTCTCGATATTTAGCTATTTTATTATTCAATTGGTCTACGAATCTTGGCACTACGGCGATGTAACCGATGGAGAAATTGCGATGCCACTTTGGCTCATGCAGCTGCCTATGGCCGTTGGTGCGGTACTTTTCACCCTATCGATGCTCAGTGCGATGTTTGAGGATTTTTTCGCCAAACCAGCGGCAACCGAAATCACCTAA
- a CDS encoding peroxiredoxin, with amino-acid sequence MAEKLVVVILNSNPENQSEMVEPIYHATIAASMDYEAEIILAGRAGEIAIRGVAEAIESPRKTDETVYDLLKEAYQSGVQIKVSKFVVQKWGDNLIAEVSEVVSGGYIVGEIMNSNVTTLTY; translated from the coding sequence ATGGCTGAAAAACTTGTCGTCGTCATACTCAACAGCAACCCGGAAAATCAAAGCGAAATGGTTGAGCCGATTTATCATGCTACCATTGCCGCCTCAATGGACTATGAAGCGGAAATCATTCTCGCTGGTCGTGCGGGCGAAATCGCCATTCGTGGTGTCGCTGAGGCCATCGAATCGCCACGTAAAACCGATGAAACGGTTTATGATTTATTAAAAGAAGCCTACCAAAGCGGCGTGCAGATTAAAGTCAGTAAATTTGTGGTACAAAAATGGGGCGATAATTTGATTGCCGAAGTCAGCGAGGTGGTCAGTGGTGGCTATATCGTTGGCGAAATCATGAACAGCAATGTCACCACCCTAACCTATTAA
- a CDS encoding TRAP transporter substrate-binding protein gives MLKPLALSLAVAIGSAQAATTWNMASPYPDAEFHTQNIKQFVEDVAENTNGDIQITLHSGASLYKAPEIFKAVRSNQIQLGELLVSSLGNDNPIFQVDTLPFLASDYDDAQKLWAASKPYITEALKEEGAILLYTTPWPGQNFYTKEPLTDAEGLKGKKMRAYNAMTSEIAAKLDAAPTTIEVSDIAQAFSTGQIDAMITSSATGASSQAWDFVSNYTRVNAWLPKNMIFINQRTWNRLDEATQQAILDAAAAAEKRGWEMSQEKNANSEAILAENGMNVADASDALKEKLNDIGHEMAEAWSAETGEDGAAILDAYRSNQ, from the coding sequence ATGTTAAAACCACTTGCTTTATCATTAGCCGTTGCCATTGGTAGCGCACAAGCCGCCACCACATGGAATATGGCTTCCCCTTATCCTGATGCTGAATTCCACACCCAAAACATCAAACAATTTGTCGAAGACGTTGCCGAGAATACCAATGGAGATATTCAAATCACCCTCCATTCCGGCGCTTCACTGTATAAAGCACCGGAGATTTTTAAAGCGGTACGCTCAAACCAGATTCAACTAGGTGAGCTGCTGGTATCAAGCTTGGGTAACGACAACCCGATTTTCCAGGTAGACACCCTACCGTTTCTCGCCAGCGACTATGACGACGCACAAAAACTTTGGGCCGCTTCTAAGCCGTATATCACCGAAGCACTCAAAGAAGAAGGCGCTATTTTGCTCTATACCACACCATGGCCAGGGCAAAACTTCTACACCAAAGAGCCTTTGACTGATGCTGAGGGTCTCAAGGGTAAAAAAATGCGCGCCTACAACGCGATGACTTCTGAAATTGCGGCCAAACTTGACGCTGCACCAACCACAATTGAAGTCTCTGATATTGCACAGGCATTTTCAACCGGACAGATTGACGCGATGATCACCTCGAGTGCCACCGGTGCGTCTTCTCAAGCATGGGATTTTGTTTCAAATTACACCCGTGTAAATGCTTGGTTGCCGAAAAACATGATCTTTATTAACCAGCGCACTTGGAATCGCCTGGATGAAGCCACCCAACAAGCCATTCTTGACGCTGCAGCAGCGGCTGAAAAACGCGGTTGGGAAATGTCACAAGAGAAAAACGCGAACAGCGAGGCTATTTTGGCTGAAAACGGCATGAACGTTGCTGATGCCAGCGATGCTCTAAAAGAGAAACTTAACGACATTGGTCACGAAATGGCTGAAGCCTGGTCTGCTGAAACCGGTGAAGATGGCGCGGCTATTCTTGACGCTTATCGCAGCAATCAATAA
- the nagZ gene encoding beta-N-acetylhexosaminidase, producing MSAIIIGIEEQTLCAADQRRLRATNCAGAILFTRNFSSYDQLRTLIEDIRACKPDALVCVDHEGGRVQRFMDGFTRIPAMATFGKIFSERPVLALQLAHACGVIIAYELASLDIDFSFTPVLDLQDSASSVIGERALSAHPAEVSILASALRKGLADMGMVAVGKHYPGHGRVCGDSHHVLPHDTRSECEREADLAPFLTQIHDGIEALMPAHIVYPESDGLPAGFSSLMLQRLRDYGFDGAIISDDLDMAGADIIGDGPAKVQKALTAGADLTLICNNFVAIDAALAANYDQPQAKHSQTRIAALRHRFQPSNDALQRYNHAKALFNTHYLTLFSHQERSDG from the coding sequence ATGTCGGCAATCATTATTGGCATCGAAGAACAGACATTATGCGCTGCAGACCAACGCCGTCTGCGCGCAACAAACTGTGCCGGCGCCATTTTATTCACGCGTAATTTTTCCTCTTATGATCAACTGCGCACGCTTATTGAAGATATTCGCGCATGCAAACCTGATGCCTTAGTATGTGTGGATCATGAAGGTGGCCGCGTACAACGGTTCATGGATGGCTTTACCCGCATTCCTGCAATGGCCACATTCGGCAAAATATTTAGCGAACGTCCAGTCTTGGCGCTACAGCTCGCCCACGCTTGCGGGGTGATTATCGCTTACGAGCTCGCCTCGCTCGATATTGATTTTAGCTTCACTCCGGTACTCGATTTACAAGACAGCGCATCGAGCGTAATTGGTGAACGTGCCCTTTCAGCACATCCTGCCGAAGTCAGCATCCTCGCCAGTGCGCTGCGTAAAGGGCTTGCCGATATGGGTATGGTCGCGGTTGGTAAACACTATCCTGGACATGGCCGCGTCTGTGGCGATTCACATCATGTGCTCCCTCATGACACACGCTCAGAATGTGAGCGTGAGGCCGATTTAGCGCCGTTTCTCACCCAAATCCACGATGGTATCGAAGCGCTGATGCCTGCGCATATCGTCTATCCGGAAAGTGACGGCTTGCCAGCGGGATTTTCGTCGCTCATGTTACAACGCCTGCGTGATTATGGCTTTGATGGTGCAATTATCAGCGATGATTTAGATATGGCCGGTGCCGATATCATTGGTGACGGACCAGCGAAAGTACAAAAAGCGCTGACTGCTGGTGCTGATTTGACGTTAATCTGTAACAATTTTGTGGCAATCGATGCAGCGCTAGCTGCCAACTACGACCAACCACAGGCAAAACATTCACAAACCCGGATAGCAGCGCTGCGTCACCGATTCCAACCCTCAAACGATGCGCTACAACGCTACAATCATGCTAAAGCACTTTTTAACACCCACTATTTAACCCTTTTTTCTCACCAGGAGCGATCTGATGGCTGA
- a CDS encoding 5-oxoprolinase subunit PxpA, translating into MTHWLLNADVGEGCDDSLVMPYIDCANIACGAHAGDQTVMQQTLELAKTHQVMPGAHPGYPDREHFGRHSLDLPIAELERTLTEQITTLSEMALNITHPLHYVKPHGALNHDMLQHDEIFDTICRVTYALSPDLAIMVPTNARQDAQQAIAKRRGLTIWWEVFADRAYEPSGLLRPRKYDDALHATPARILSQLDEITSRGQITAIDGTQLDIAHASTICIHGDHEPSVQAIAQWHN; encoded by the coding sequence ATGACACACTGGTTACTCAACGCTGATGTTGGCGAAGGCTGTGATGACAGCTTGGTGATGCCGTATATTGACTGCGCCAATATAGCCTGCGGTGCGCACGCAGGTGATCAAACCGTGATGCAACAAACCCTTGAGCTGGCTAAAACCCATCAAGTGATGCCTGGTGCACATCCTGGATACCCGGACCGCGAACATTTTGGTCGTCACTCGCTCGATCTGCCGATTGCTGAACTCGAGCGCACACTGACTGAGCAAATCACCACCCTTAGCGAGATGGCGCTCAACATCACCCATCCCCTACACTACGTCAAACCCCATGGTGCACTCAATCATGACATGCTGCAACACGACGAGATTTTCGACACCATCTGTCGTGTGACCTATGCGCTAAGCCCTGATTTAGCGATCATGGTACCAACAAACGCGCGTCAGGATGCCCAACAAGCGATTGCCAAACGACGCGGACTGACGATTTGGTGGGAAGTTTTTGCCGATCGTGCCTATGAGCCAAGCGGCTTACTGCGTCCACGAAAGTATGATGATGCACTTCATGCCACCCCAGCGCGGATACTCTCGCAGCTTGATGAAATTACCAGCCGTGGGCAAATAACCGCTATCGATGGCACCCAATTAGACATTGCTCACGCCAGTACCATTTGTATTCATGGGGATCATGAACCCTCTGTTCAAGCGATCGCGCAGTGGCACAACTAA
- a CDS encoding aldo/keto reductase, giving the protein MQQKSLANTPIFPIGLGCMGMSEFYGDSDDQASLALLDKAYELGVNFWDSADTYGFGHNEALLGEWLKTRDTNHQLREQLVIATKFGIVRQPGQYERYIDNSPDYIRYACDASLKRLQTDYIDVYYCHRRNPDTPLEEMMHALGHLLDTGKIRGIGLSEVNAKTIRRAHAIHPLSAVQSEYSLWTREVETEIIPVCAELGIQFVAYSPLGRAFLTGKVDTSTLTDNDFRRILPRFHGQAAVHNQTLVDTLSQLANTWQLSNAQLCLAWMLNKYAHVIPIAGTRREHYLIENSAAADVILTPSQIARLDKLFHTDSITGKRYPDAGWSGIEQ; this is encoded by the coding sequence ATGCAACAAAAATCATTAGCCAACACCCCCATTTTTCCCATTGGTCTGGGGTGTATGGGCATGAGTGAGTTTTATGGTGACAGTGATGACCAGGCGTCCTTAGCGCTCCTCGACAAAGCTTACGAGCTGGGCGTGAATTTCTGGGATAGCGCCGATACTTATGGTTTTGGACACAACGAAGCGTTGCTTGGCGAGTGGCTAAAAACCCGCGACACAAACCACCAACTTCGTGAACAACTCGTTATTGCCACGAAATTCGGCATTGTTCGCCAGCCGGGACAATATGAACGCTATATCGACAATTCTCCCGACTACATTCGATACGCCTGCGATGCATCACTAAAGCGGTTGCAAACCGATTATATTGATGTTTATTACTGCCACCGCCGCAACCCTGACACACCGCTTGAAGAAATGATGCATGCGCTTGGGCATCTCCTCGATACCGGAAAAATTCGTGGCATTGGTCTTTCAGAAGTCAATGCCAAAACCATTCGCCGTGCACACGCCATCCATCCGCTTAGCGCCGTGCAAAGCGAATATTCATTATGGACACGCGAAGTGGAAACAGAAATTATCCCTGTTTGCGCAGAACTGGGCATTCAATTTGTTGCCTATAGCCCTTTAGGACGCGCGTTTTTAACCGGAAAAGTCGACACCAGCACACTCACAGATAATGACTTTCGTCGAATACTGCCGCGCTTTCATGGTCAAGCCGCCGTCCACAACCAGACATTAGTCGATACATTAAGCCAACTTGCCAACACTTGGCAACTTAGCAATGCCCAGCTTTGTCTCGCGTGGATGCTCAACAAATACGCACACGTGATTCCAATCGCCGGTACGCGTCGCGAACACTATTTAATTGAAAATAGCGCAGCCGCCGACGTCATCTTGACACCCTCGCAAATCGCCCGCCTAGATAAACTTTTTCACACAGACAGCATCACCGGAAAACGTTACCCCGACGCGGGTTGGTCCGGTATCGAGCAATAG
- the pbpC gene encoding penicillin-binding protein 1C — protein MKTVKWLVITAILLVALAWLLDRLFPPDLSRYQDCSSVVVDREGKVLNIALSQDEQWRLSVAQLSPHYLKLLIAYEDQSFFAHIGVDPLAIARATWQNISNMRVISGASTLTMQTARLLEPRPRTLANKAIEALRALQLEWHYDKKTILEMYATLAPMGGNVQGVETASWYYFAKPARDLTLSEAAWLVALPQSPKRYSDPIYAQEARDKVLQRALTQDVIAREEIERALAEPIIIKARPMPRHAPHISAYLRNRQPEQCVIGSTLDANLQTALETLLAQTLRSRDAKSNMAGAVLDNSSGEYLAYVGSADFFSLKRDGQIDMLRAVRSPGSTLKPFITLFAFDWLNYHPSSHINDTPITRGSYRPVNYDGRFSGEITLADALARSRNVPAVRLLAAIDPDYFAAALRRRGLSLFFPGNKQANLAIALGGVGVRADELIHLYRDLANCTFNPRQELAEQRACINVTRILYQVSDLRYGDEPVALKTGTSYGWRDGWLIGYTRDVTLLLWEGRADGSAGEQRSGGEALLSPMRQLVALLPKEKTPYTALPPLERYITQTRRAVQPSTTVKQNVLHIVSPLSNSQIDWRENSPISLVVKGGQAPYLWFINDEVVAQTATPRAQFQPQTGGTYYLSVIDQQGESASARFSLDNAPTAATPTITLQRSEVTENSP, from the coding sequence TTGAAGACGGTTAAATGGCTGGTCATCACCGCTATCTTGCTGGTTGCACTCGCTTGGTTGCTCGATAGACTTTTTCCCCCTGATTTAAGCCGCTATCAAGATTGTTCATCGGTCGTCGTTGATCGCGAAGGCAAAGTCCTCAACATCGCTTTAAGCCAAGACGAACAGTGGCGGCTCAGTGTCGCGCAACTCTCACCACACTATCTTAAGCTACTGATTGCTTATGAAGATCAATCTTTTTTCGCGCATATTGGTGTTGACCCACTGGCCATTGCTCGCGCCACCTGGCAAAACATCAGCAATATGCGGGTGATTTCTGGTGCGTCAACGCTAACCATGCAAACCGCACGCCTGCTCGAGCCTCGCCCCCGTACTCTAGCAAACAAAGCGATTGAAGCGTTACGCGCCCTTCAGCTCGAGTGGCATTATGATAAAAAAACTATCCTCGAGATGTACGCAACGCTTGCGCCAATGGGCGGTAATGTTCAAGGCGTTGAAACCGCTTCCTGGTACTATTTTGCCAAACCTGCACGCGATTTAACCTTGAGTGAAGCCGCCTGGCTGGTCGCCTTACCGCAATCGCCTAAACGCTACAGCGATCCAATATACGCCCAAGAAGCGCGCGATAAAGTCTTACAGCGTGCATTAACACAAGACGTTATTGCGCGCGAAGAAATTGAACGTGCACTCGCCGAACCTATAATCATTAAAGCCCGACCGATGCCGCGCCATGCCCCGCATATCTCTGCCTATCTACGCAATCGTCAGCCTGAACAATGCGTGATAGGCAGCACACTCGATGCCAACCTGCAAACCGCTTTAGAAACGTTGTTAGCACAAACCCTGCGCTCGCGTGATGCCAAGAGCAATATGGCTGGCGCGGTGCTTGATAATAGCAGTGGTGAGTATTTAGCCTATGTTGGTAGTGCCGACTTTTTCTCCCTAAAACGTGATGGGCAAATCGATATGCTCCGCGCGGTGCGCTCACCCGGATCCACCTTAAAACCCTTTATCACCCTATTCGCTTTTGATTGGTTGAATTATCACCCCAGTAGCCATATAAACGACACACCAATCACCAGAGGCTCATATCGTCCGGTCAATTATGATGGCAGATTTAGTGGAGAAATTACCCTGGCTGATGCACTAGCGCGCTCACGTAACGTTCCTGCTGTACGCTTACTCGCGGCTATTGACCCTGATTATTTCGCAGCAGCCCTTCGACGCCGTGGGTTATCGTTATTCTTTCCTGGCAATAAGCAAGCCAATTTAGCAATCGCTTTAGGCGGTGTCGGTGTGCGTGCTGACGAGCTTATTCATCTATACCGTGATTTGGCGAACTGTACCTTTAATCCACGCCAAGAGCTCGCCGAACAACGCGCTTGTATTAATGTGACACGTATCCTTTATCAGGTCAGTGATCTACGCTATGGTGACGAACCGGTGGCACTAAAAACCGGAACATCGTACGGCTGGCGTGATGGGTGGTTAATTGGCTACACACGCGATGTTACTTTATTACTCTGGGAAGGTCGCGCTGATGGTAGCGCTGGTGAACAGCGCAGCGGTGGTGAAGCGTTGCTCAGCCCAATGCGTCAGTTGGTCGCATTACTACCTAAAGAGAAAACCCCTTACACGGCGCTACCGCCACTTGAACGCTATATCACACAAACCCGACGCGCAGTACAACCCAGCACCACGGTTAAACAAAACGTCTTACATATCGTCAGCCCATTATCGAACAGCCAAATTGATTGGCGAGAGAATAGCCCGATTAGCTTAGTGGTTAAAGGCGGTCAAGCGCCGTATTTATGGTTTATCAACGATGAGGTTGTTGCACAGACTGCTACCCCGCGCGCCCAATTTCAGCCACAAACCGGTGGCACCTATTACCTGAGTGTGATCGATCAACAAGGCGAAAGCGCCAGCGCTCGATTTAGCCTCGATAACGCACCGACTGCTGCTACACCAACCATCACCTTACAACGTAGTGAAGTAACCGAAAACAGCCCATAA
- a CDS encoding TRAP transporter large permease, translated as MGHMEIAAILLTILFISLAMGLWVSLALLLMAVSGYWLIDNSQWGNITATISWGSIADWKLAPLPMFIWMGEILFRSGLSKNLFDGLSVWLNRIPGKLFHVNTLSCGIFAAVSGSSAATVATVGNITLPQLKRLGYRESFAIGGLGGSGTLGLLIPPSIMMIIYGVAAEVSVSRLFMAGVLPGILLIVLFMGYTAVYCWLNPEAVPQEASENAQDNKVKATLKLLPVVLLIIAVLGSIYTGLASPIEASGLGVLGALVLTRIEGSLDFATFCEGLMAAVRTTAMLLFIIVTASVLTNAMGFIGLPRALANVVADMDLSLGMLIVMLTLLFIVLGCFLDGISVILLTTATILPMVQAAGIDPLWFGIYLVLVVEMSQITPPVGFNLFVLQSLTGRDLLQIARYTLPFFLLMMLAIVLLWFFPEIATWLPTTMTEAQ; from the coding sequence ATGGGCCATATGGAAATTGCCGCTATTTTACTGACTATCTTATTTATCAGTTTGGCCATGGGACTGTGGGTTTCTTTGGCGTTACTGCTGATGGCGGTCAGTGGTTACTGGCTGATTGATAACAGTCAATGGGGCAACATTACCGCGACCATCAGCTGGGGCTCGATTGCCGATTGGAAGCTCGCCCCGCTACCAATGTTTATCTGGATGGGCGAAATTCTCTTTCGCTCCGGGCTGTCAAAGAACTTATTCGACGGTTTGTCGGTATGGCTCAATCGTATTCCCGGCAAGCTATTTCACGTTAACACCTTAAGCTGTGGTATTTTTGCCGCCGTTTCCGGATCATCTGCTGCGACCGTCGCAACGGTGGGCAACATCACCTTGCCACAGCTCAAACGCTTAGGCTACCGTGAGTCGTTCGCCATTGGTGGCCTAGGCGGCTCTGGCACGCTTGGCCTGCTCATCCCCCCATCAATCATGATGATCATTTATGGGGTGGCAGCAGAAGTTTCAGTATCGAGATTGTTTATGGCCGGCGTCCTTCCCGGGATTTTATTGATTGTCCTGTTTATGGGCTATACCGCAGTATATTGCTGGTTAAACCCCGAGGCCGTACCACAAGAAGCCAGCGAAAACGCGCAAGATAATAAAGTCAAAGCCACCTTAAAACTCCTGCCGGTAGTATTACTGATAATCGCCGTCCTTGGCTCTATCTATACTGGGCTGGCCTCACCTATTGAAGCTTCAGGCTTAGGGGTGCTCGGCGCTTTAGTGCTCACACGTATTGAAGGCAGCTTGGATTTTGCCACTTTTTGTGAAGGCTTGATGGCCGCGGTACGCACCACAGCTATGCTGTTATTTATTATCGTCACCGCGTCTGTATTGACCAACGCGATGGGCTTTATTGGTCTGCCGCGTGCGCTCGCGAATGTCGTTGCTGATATGGATTTATCGCTCGGTATGCTGATCGTCATGCTCACCCTGCTTTTTATTGTCTTAGGATGTTTCTTAGACGGTATTTCAGTGATTTTGCTGACTACAGCAACCATTTTACCGATGGTGCAGGCCGCCGGTATTGATCCACTGTGGTTTGGTATCTATCTGGTGCTGGTGGTTGAAATGTCACAAATCACCCCACCAGTAGGATTTAACTTATTTGTGCTACAAAGCTTAACTGGACGAGACCTTTTACAAATTGCCCGCTACACCCTGCCATTTTTCTTACTTATGATGCTCGCGATTGTGCTACTTTGGTTCTTCCCAGAAATTGCAACGTGGCTACCAACCACAATGACGGAGGCTCAATGA
- a CDS encoding hypoxanthine-guanine phosphoribosyltransferase encodes MSQLSNQELENVLRNSECLITTAEVNAAYDKLAAQLNLHYAGLNPIVMVVMNGGLIPAGQLLTKLFFFHRMEYIHATRYRDNQGTDDLQWKMRPNIDLRGEHVLLIDDIFDEGYTLKAIVDELSQESPATLNCCVLLNKNHDRKVPNFKADFIGREVVDRYIYGCGMDYHGYLRHLPGIYALKEDKEPSL; translated from the coding sequence ATGAGCCAACTAAGCAACCAAGAACTCGAAAACGTTCTACGCAACTCTGAATGCCTGATTACCACAGCAGAAGTCAACGCCGCCTACGACAAACTTGCTGCCCAGCTGAACCTGCATTACGCCGGACTCAATCCTATTGTGATGGTGGTGATGAACGGGGGACTTATTCCTGCCGGCCAGCTACTGACCAAACTGTTTTTCTTTCACCGCATGGAGTACATCCACGCCACGCGTTACCGTGATAACCAAGGCACCGATGACCTGCAATGGAAAATGCGCCCAAATATCGATTTACGCGGCGAACATGTACTGCTGATTGATGATATTTTCGATGAAGGCTACACACTGAAAGCGATTGTTGATGAATTAAGCCAGGAATCACCAGCTACGCTGAATTGCTGTGTACTGCTGAATAAAAACCATGACCGCAAAGTTCCTAACTTTAAAGCGGATTTTATTGGTCGCGAGGTCGTTGATCGCTATATTTACGGCTGCGGCATGGATTATCATGGTTATCTCCGTCATTTACCGGGCATCTATGCGCTCAAAGAAGACAAAGAGCCATCGCTGTAG